ATGCCGCTCAGGCCGAAGTGCCGCAAAGCGCCCAAGGCGTCGGCGTCGTACGCGCCATCGATGCGCGCAACAACCGTATCACCATCGCACACGAACCGATGCCGGCGCTTGGCTGGCCGGCGATGACGATGGCGTTTCCGCTGCACTCGGCCGACCTCTTGACCGGCGTCGCCGTCGGCAATCGTGTCAACTTCACGTTGGTCAATCACGATGGCCAACCGATGGTGTCGGCGCTGCAAGTGCAGCGTTAAGCAGCGGCGCGGAGGGGCGTATGACTGGTCTCGCATCATGGCTGCGCCGCCTGGGCGTCTTGGGCGTGATGTTGGCGCTCTTTGCGCTGACGCCGGCGATCGCCCACCAGCACGAGCCCCACACGCCGCAACAACAGCAGACCGAACCGGCGCCGGCTGAAGCGGCGCCCGGCGACGAACCGGTCATGACGATGCCGTGGCCGACCGCGCCGGTGATGACCGAGCACGATGAACGGCCGACGACGTTTTCAGGCCGCTTGTTGCGTTGGCTGGGCGGTTGGCATCCAGCGGCGGTGCACTTTCCGATCGCCTTGCTGCTGACGGTCGCGTTCCTCGAACTGATGGCGCTGGTGCGCCGCAAGCCGATCTACAGCGCGAGCAACAAGCTCTTGCTGGGGATTGCGGTCATCGGCGCGTTCGTTGCGGCGCCGCTCGGCTGGATCAATGCAGGCTTGCCGGCGGCAGATGACGACTCCGCTCTGACGCTGCACCGCTGGATCGGCACGGCGCTGCCGTTCTTGATGCTGGGGGCTTGGTGGTTGAAGCCCCATGCTGAAGCCGCGGCCGCAGGCCGTAACGGTCCTCTTTACGCAATCGCGCTTAGCGTCGTGGCGGCGGCGATTTTGGCCCAAGCTTATCTCGGTGCCGAAGTGACCCACGGCGCAGGGCATATGGCGTTCTAAATCTCGGGCAGGGACGATGTTTTCGCGACGCAGATTATTGCATGGCGCAGGCGCGCTTGGCGCGGGGCTCATCGCCGCGCGCGCCTTTCCGGCATGGGCGCAGACACACGCCCATGGCCTCGCCTCAACGCTGCCGACGCTCAGCGGCGAAGACATCGCACTCAACGTCGCGCGCATGCATCTCAGCGTCGAAGGCCGCAGCGGTCACGCCATTGGCATCAATGGCACGGTGCCCGCGCCGCTGATCCGACTGCGCGAAGGCCAGAACGTTCGCTTGACCGTCAACAACGCGCTCGACGAAGAAACCTCGATCCACTGGCACGGCCTTATCTTGCCGTTCCAGATGGATGGCGTGCCGGGCGTCAGCTTTCCGGGCATCCGCGCGGGCGCAAGTTTCACCTACGAATTTCCGGTCCGCCAATCGGGCACCTACTGGTATCACTCCCATTCCGGCTTGCAGGAGCAGGAGGGCCAGTACGGTCCGATCGTCATCGATCCCGCGGGCCATGATCCGATCGCTTATGATCGCGAGCACGTCATCGTGCTCTCCGATTTCAGCTTCCTGCACCCGCACACGATCTTTGCGCGCCTGAAGCAGGAGCCCGGCCATTTCAACATGCAGCGCGAAACCATTCTGGGCGCGCTTTCTGGCCGCGATGCGGCGCTCTCCGACCAGATGGAATGGGCCGCGATGCGGATGGATCCAACCGACATCTCCGATGTCACCGGATCGACCTATACATTTTTGATCAACGGCCATGGGCCTGCCGACAATTGGACTGGGCTCTTTCAGCCGGGTGAGCGCGTGCGGCTTCGCTTCATCAACGCCGCGGCGATGACGATCTTCAATGTCCGCATTCCGGGCCTGCCGCTCACCATCGTGCAAGCGGACGGCCAGAACGTGAAGCCGGTCGCGGTTGATGAGTTTCAGATCTCGGTCGCCGAAACCTATGACGTGATCGTCGAGCCGCGCGAGGATCGCGCCTTCGCGCTCGTCGCCGAAGCCGTCGACCGCTCCGGCATGGGCCGCGCCACTTTGGCGCCGCGTCCGGGCATGAGCGCGGAAGTCCCGCCGTTGCGTGCGCGGCCGCGCGCCACCATGCGCGACATGGGCATGGACATGTCCGGCATGACGATGGCGTGGCCGGGCGCGGAATCATCCAGCGGCGGCATGGCTGGGATGGATCATGGCGGCATGGACATGGGCGGTATGGACATGTCGATGCGCAATCCGGAGAACGCGCCGCAAGTGCGGATGGGGCCGGGCGTACAAACCATCGCGCCGATGGCCGTCGATCGCATGGGCGAGCGCGGGCAGGGTCTCGAAGACGTCGACCACCGGGTGCTCGTCTACACCGATCTCGAAGCGCTCGACGCCAATCCCGACACACGCACGCCGACCCGTTCGCTCGAATTGCACCTGACCGGCAATATGGAACGCTTCATGTGGTCGTTCGACGGCGAGCGCTTCAGCGAAGTCACCGAACCGATTCCGTTCCGCCGCGACGAACGCGTGCGGGTGACGCTCGTCAACGATTCCATGATGGCCCACCCCATCCACCTGCACGGCCATTTCTTCGAACTCTTGACCGGGCCCGACGGCAAGCGGCCGCGCAAACACACCGTCAATGTGCTGCCGGGTGGCAAGGTGACGTTCGATCTCACCGCCGATGCGCCCGGCGATTGGGCGTTTCACTGCCACATGCTCTATCACATGCACGCCGGCATGTTCCGTGTCGTCACCGTGCGTCCGCTCGATGAGACGCGCTCATGAAGTGGACATTGATCATCGCCGCCGCCGCGCCAGTCGTGCTGGCGTGCCCGGTCTTCGCCCAGACCGACCCGCCGGCAATGCAGATGCCGTGGCCGACTTCACCGCCGCAGACGCAAGCGTCGGCTGAGACCGGGAACGAAGATGCGGCCGACCATTCGCAGATGGACCATGGCGCGATGGACCACCCGCAAATGGATCATGGCGCCATGCAGAACGCCGGCGAAGTCGGCGGGGAGCCTGCGCCTGCGCCGCCGACAGACCATGCGGCCGAGCGCTTTTACAGCGCCGAGGATATGGCGGCCGCGCGCGGGCAACTGCGTCGTGAGCACGGCGGCGCCATCATATCCAATGTGATGGTGGATATGGCCGAATTGCAGTTCGGCGACGATGAGACCGTGTTTCACTGGGAAGGCGAGGGCTGGATCGGCGGCGACATCAATCGCTTCGTCTTCAAGACCGAAGGCGAGGCGAGCGAAGATGATGTCGAACACGCCGAAGTGCAGGCGCTCTATTCGCGCGCGATCGGACCTTATTTCGATCTGCAAGCCGGCGTACGCTACGACATCGAGCCCAGTCCAAACCGCGCTTATGCGGTCCTCGGCTTTGAAGGCGTCGCGCCTTATTGGTTTGAGACCACCGGTGCGCTCTTTCTCTCCGACGAAGGCGAAGTGAGCGCGCGCTTGGAAGGCTCTTACGATGCGCGCCTGACGCAACGTCTCATTCTGCAGCCGCGCGCGGAGATCAATCTCTCCGCCGACGACATCCCCGAGCTCGAAGTGGGCGCGGGCGTGACCGACGTCGAGCTTGGTCTGCGCCTGCGCTACGACATTACCCGCAACTTCGCGCCTTATGTCGGCGTCACCTACGAGACCAAACTCGGCGACACCGCCGATTATGCCAGCGCCGCGGGCGAAGACGAGAGCGACACGCGCTTGGTATTCGGCGTTCGCGCCAGGTTCTGACGCTCATGCGCACTCAATGATGCGCAAAGGTTGTCCAAGTCATGTGCATGAGCGGCGATGATAGCGACAAGACCCATCGCCCCGAGTCCGCTGGCAGACGGCACCGCGTTTCTTTCCTGCGAAGGGCGCGACCCGGCGCGGCTTGAAGAACATGACCACAGCCAGTCATCTGGCGATGGCGAAGCTCTCATCAACAACGAGTCGCAGGCCAAGTCGGCCCGGGTCGCTGCGCTGCGCCGTAATATCATTCGCTTCCCCGATTGGCGTTCGGGCCCGCCGACGACCCCTTATCTAGTCCAACACGAGGGTGATTGCGTCGACGATGGGTTTGATCTGATCGGGTTCGAGCGTCTTGCCCCATTCTGCGCACATGCTCTGCCACAGGGTGTCGCCCGAGCATTGGAGCTGCGTCGCTGCCATGTTGACCCACTCATGATGATCACCAACGGTCATGGCGCGCGACAGCGCGTCTGAGACCGCCGCGCTTTTCCTGCTAACGCGCAGAGCGACTTCACCCCAATTCCGGTGCCGCAAACCTTCGAAGACTACGCGCTCCGGTGCGTCGCCTCCCGGCAGGATGACGCAACCTGGAGACGGACCGTTGTCGCCATCAAGGAAAACCACGGTAGGCCGAGCGAAACGCTTTTGGCTGGCCATGATGCCGAGTGCTTGGCCGACGGATGCTGCTCCGTATGGAACTATTGAGCATCTAACGAAGAGATCGCTTGCATGCTGGGCGAGGACTTCACCGACCATTACCTTTGCGGCCAAATCTTCCACATACAGTTCGCATTCCGGATGCTGTTGATCGTCCATTTGAGTCATGGCGAACATCGCGCTGACGCCCGGGACTGTCTTCTTCACGCCGTCGTCCTGCAATATGAACGTTCGTGCTTCGAGCGGTAGTTCTTCGAGGATGAAGGGCGAGTGCGTGGTCAGGATGATCTGGATATCCCGATCACGGCAGATTTCAGCGAGTTCGCGGATCAGGCGCCGTTGCGTTCGTGGGTGAAGTGACGATTCAATCTCGTCGATCAGAACCAAGCTGTATTTCTGAAAGTCGGCTTCCAGAAGTTCGGCGACCGTGATCTCGCCCGAGCCCTGGTGGAAGCCCGAATACACCGTGCCCTTTTGCCCGATGACCGGAATCTGCCGGCTCTCGTCGATATTGGTGAGCGCCATTTTGGCGACGTCGTACTCGCGGCCCATGACATGAGAGAAGCGGCTCAGCCGCTCCTTTTCGAACGACCGCGCGGAGGCTTCGGTGTGGCGGCTCTTGGCGATTTTGAGATAGCCGACGCGCGCGGAGACCGGCTGTATCCGGCTGAGGTCGATGTAGGTGACGTGCCGTTTCGGGCGCTCCTGATTTCCGAGCCAGCGTGTGGTCGGCTTGCGGACGCTGCCTTCCTTCCGGTTTGGGCCTTCGCGATAGGCAAATCCAATGCGTGCGTCGCGAACCTGATCCCAGGCCGTGTCGGGGAAGAATTCCGAAGCGAACCAGGGCTCGGCGCCATCCTCTCCCAGGTACACGGCGGCGGCGGCCTGCAGGATCGTGCTCTTGCCGGAGCCGTTCTCGCCGACAATGGCGGTGATGGGGTAGGAGAAGTCGATGCGCTGGCCCGTCCAGCCCCGAATGCCGTTAACCTCAAGCCATTCCAGCCGTTTGGGCCATCCTTGACCATTGTCCCAGCGTTTGGACAGAAGCCTGATTTGACTGCTGATTTTGGCCATTGATCGCTCCAGCGGCCCCGGTTAGCGGCGCTAACCTCGCTCTGGAGCTACTCCAGAGGCATACAACAGGGCATTTAATTTTCCCACAGGAAAATTGTTCGGCCATTTGCCTCGCTCTGGGAGCGTCCTGGAGCGAGGCCGCCATAACTGAGTGATGCTCAGCGAGCGCCTCAAACTGGGCTCGCAACCCGAATTTACCCTCCCGTGAGGACCTTGGCGGCACGGCCATCCCCGAACAGGTCGGCTTGGACGCCGTCGGCGGGGCCGTCGTCATTGGCCGGCGGTGCGCTGGGCGGCACGAACCGCGCCGCCACGTCCGACGCGATGGCGCGCGCGCCGGCATCGGTTGGGTGGGCGTAGCGCTCGGTTGAAACCGATTTTGCGTGCCCGAGCGCCCGGCCGACTTGGAAGAGGGAAGCGCCGTTCTCGACAGCGAAGGTCGCGAAGCTGTGGCGGAGGTCATGCAGCCGCACATCGGCGATGCCGGCGAGCGTGCGCACTTTTTCCCAGGCGCGATTGACGCCCACGAGAGGCTTATCGCCGACGCTTGATGGAAAGACATGCTCACCGCGTCGCTTCCCCTTTTGCAGGATGTCGAGCGCCGGCGCCGACAGCACGATGTAACGTGAGCGATTAAGCGCCCCCATCTTGGTTCGAACGGGCGGCAGCACCAGGCGGGCGCGGTCGAAATCTACCTCCGACCAACGCAGCGCCACGATCTCGGTCCGGCGCGCGCCGGTGAGCATGATCAG
This window of the alpha proteobacterium U9-1i genome carries:
- a CDS encoding multicopper oxidase; translated protein: MHGAGALGAGLIAARAFPAWAQTHAHGLASTLPTLSGEDIALNVARMHLSVEGRSGHAIGINGTVPAPLIRLREGQNVRLTVNNALDEETSIHWHGLILPFQMDGVPGVSFPGIRAGASFTYEFPVRQSGTYWYHSHSGLQEQEGQYGPIVIDPAGHDPIAYDREHVIVLSDFSFLHPHTIFARLKQEPGHFNMQRETILGALSGRDAALSDQMEWAAMRMDPTDISDVTGSTYTFLINGHGPADNWTGLFQPGERVRLRFINAAAMTIFNVRIPGLPLTIVQADGQNVKPVAVDEFQISVAETYDVIVEPREDRAFALVAEAVDRSGMGRATLAPRPGMSAEVPPLRARPRATMRDMGMDMSGMTMAWPGAESSSGGMAGMDHGGMDMGGMDMSMRNPENAPQVRMGPGVQTIAPMAVDRMGERGQGLEDVDHRVLVYTDLEALDANPDTRTPTRSLELHLTGNMERFMWSFDGERFSEVTEPIPFRRDERVRVTLVNDSMMAHPIHLHGHFFELLTGPDGKRPRKHTVNVLPGGKVTFDLTADAPGDWAFHCHMLYHMHAGMFRVVTVRPLDETRS
- a CDS encoding copper resistance protein B, producing the protein MKWTLIIAAAAPVVLACPVFAQTDPPAMQMPWPTSPPQTQASAETGNEDAADHSQMDHGAMDHPQMDHGAMQNAGEVGGEPAPAPPTDHAAERFYSAEDMAAARGQLRREHGGAIISNVMVDMAELQFGDDETVFHWEGEGWIGGDINRFVFKTEGEASEDDVEHAEVQALYSRAIGPYFDLQAGVRYDIEPSPNRAYAVLGFEGVAPYWFETTGALFLSDEGEVSARLEGSYDARLTQRLILQPRAEINLSADDIPELEVGAGVTDVELGLRLRYDITRNFAPYVGVTYETKLGDTADYASAAGEDESDTRLVFGVRARF